A DNA window from Mus caroli chromosome 8, CAROLI_EIJ_v1.1, whole genome shotgun sequence contains the following coding sequences:
- the Tle7 gene encoding transducin-like enhancer protein 7: MAAMFLRCGSHPLSAAEIPPTLCPSPASRKPPSTAHCAKCLLWRPPGPPRRDSQPVTEMHSMTQQQWDPHGQDTSGLQSMWFSEAEPEGGTGSRFQPGDKTGQFSSSSLPNKEVWSFLKAIPPIPDEAVVKRKSPCGSWRVGTLHHGKRVNAIAVSSAPCHVYTCGTGYIRVWDENALHASDRTPQAQLDFQDPRNRVLTCKLFPDEQSLITGGMARGLTLWDLAPTPQVRAQMASTGSICYSLALSSDAHLCLASFKGFVEIWDVQNQILIRKHEVPPYASRCVDITGFKFWTGGEDTTLYSWDLRSYQKLQQHNLRHEILSITHDPSEEWILAGLKMSDIVILHAHREEKYKAVVQRYTQHHNLKFASCGTYFMATLNEVIYCLAAPSLRRLFQAEECYDILCCEVSSDNRYMVTGSKDSATVYQLLY, encoded by the exons ATGGCTGCCATGTTCTTGAGGTGTGGCTCCCACCCCCTATCGGCTGCGGAAATCCCACCCACCCTCTGTCCAAGCCCAGCCTCCAGGAAGCCTCCCTCAACTGCACACTGCGCCAAGTGTCTCCTGTGGCGGCCCCCGGGTCCCCCCCGCAGAGACTCGCAGCCAGTCACG gaa ATGCACAGTATGACCCAGCAGCAGTGGGATCCTCACGGCCAGGACACATCTGGACTCCAGTCCATGTGGTTTTCAGAAGCAGAACCAGAAGGAGGAACTGGCTCAAG ATTCCAACCAGGAGACAAGACTG GCCAGTTCTCTTCTTCATCCTTGCCCAACAAAGAAGTCTGGTCATTCCTCAAAGCCATT cctcccattcCGGATGAGGCAGTGGTCAAGCGGAAGTCCCCATGTGGTTCCTGGAGGGTTGGGACTCTCCATCACGGGAAGCGAGTCAACGCCATTGCCGTCAGCAGTGCTCCCTGCCACGTGTATACGTGTGGCACTGGCTATATCAGGGTGTGGGATGAAAATGCGCTGCATGCCTCAGACAGGACACCTCAGGCCCAGCTGGACTTTCAG GACCCTCGGAATCGTGTCCTCACGTGCAAGCTGTTCCCGGATGAGCAGAGTCTCATCACAGGGGGAATGGCCAGGGGTCTGACTCTCTGGGACCTGGCACCCACCCCCCAAGTCAGGGCACAGATGGCTTCCACAGGCTCCATATGCTACTCATTGGCTCTTTCCTCTGATGCTCACCTCTGCTTGGCATCTTTCAAAGGATTTGTGGAGATTTGGGATGTGCAGAACCAAATCTTGATCAG GAAACACGAAGTCCCTCCCTATGCGTCCCGATGTGTGGACATCACAGGCTTTAAGTTCTGGACAGGTGGTGAAGACACCACCCTATATTCCTGGGACCTGAGGAGCTACCAGAAGCTGCAGCAACACAACTTACGCCATGAG ATCCTGAGCATCACCCACGACCCCAGTGAGGAATGGATACTAGCCGGCTTGAAGATGAGCGACATTGTCATCCTGCATGCTCACCGGGAGGAGAAGTATAAAGCTGTTGTCCAAAGATACACACAACATCACAACCTCAAGTTCGCCTCTTGCG GGACCTATTTTATGGCCACTCTGAATGAGGTGATCTACTGCCTAGCTGCACCCTCTCTAAGAAGGTTGTTCCAG GCAGAGGAATGCTATGACATTCTGTGCTGTGAAGTGTCCTCTGATAATCGGTATATGGTCACGGGTTCCAAGGATAGTGCCACGGTGTATCAGCTCTTATACTGA
- the Znf23 gene encoding zinc finger protein 23 isoform X3, whose protein sequence is MLENYRNLASVGFPLLKPAVISQLEERKDLENLFQLATGTDSQGLWTECTAIQSGNNLTKEVYEEEKSTLFELQKDFSQETNFSKTYILGQQQEIQSAGSERGSASATDGRAKASSVEGCLFSQTPHLSQDHTSSTGELYSDTKLTKSERITTKERPLNHRELAEASQGSPQVNQRPEICDVEKPYQCAECGKAFSVKAKFVWHQRLHNGEKPFKCVECGKCFSYSSHYITHQTIHSGEKPYQCKVCGKAFSVNGSLVRHQRIHTGEKPYQCKDCGAGFGCSSAYITHQRTHTGEKPYECSDCGKAFNVNAKLIQHQRIHTGEKPYECDVCGKGFRCSTQLRQHQSIHTGEKPHRCSECGKGFTKNAKLIQHQRVHTGEKPYACSDCGKTFSAKGKLIQHQRIHTGERPYECSECGKSFRCNSQLRQHLRIHTGEKPYKCSECGKAFNVNAKLMQHRRTHTGEKPFECKECGKCFTSKRNLLDHQRAHTGEKPYQCNECGKAFSINAKLTRHQQIHTREKPFKCMECEKAFSCSSDYIVHQRIHTGEKPFQCSECGKAFHVNAHLIRHQRSHTGEKPFRCMECGKGFSLSSDCIIHQTVHTWKKPYVCNVCGKTFRFSFQLSQHQDVHNEDKS, encoded by the coding sequence AATGTACTGCTATCCAGTCCGGCAATAATCTGACAAAAGAAGTgtatgaagaagaaaagagtacATTATTTGAACTTCAGAAGGACTTTTCTCAGGAAACAAACTTTTCAAAAACGTATATTTTGGGCCAACAACAGGAAATCCAGTCAGCAGGAAGTGAGAGGGGGAGTGCCAGTGCCACCGATGGAAGAGCTAAGGCAAGCTCTGTGGAAGGGTGTTTGTTTAGTCAGACTCCACACTTGTCCCAGGATCACACCAGCTCCACTGGAGAGCTATATTCTGATACCAAACTTACTAAGAGTGAAAGAATCACGACCAAGGAAAGACCTCTGAACCACAGAGAATTAGCAGAGGCTTCTCAAGGCAGCCCTCAGGTTAATCAGCGTCCGGAAATCTGCGATGTGGAGAAGCCCTACCAGTGTGCAGAATGCGGCAAAGCCTTCAGTGTTAAAGCCAAGTTCGTCTGGCATCAGAGACTTCATAATGGAGAGAAACCTTTCAAATGTGTGGAATGTGGGAAGTGCTTCAGCTACAGCTCACACTATATCACACATCAGACAATCCAtagtggagagaaaccttatcaGTGTAAGGTATGCGGCAAGGCCTTCAGTGTTAATGGAAGTCTCGTTAGACACCAGAGgatccacacaggagagaagccctatcAGTGCAAGGACTGTGGGGCTGGCTTCGGCTGCAGTTCTGCGTACATTACTCATCAGAGAacccacactggagagaagccttacgAGTGTAGTGACTGTGGGAAAGCGTTCAATGTTAATGCAAAATTGATTCAGCATCaaagaattcacactggagagaagccttatgAGTGTGATGTGTGCGGGAAGGGCTTCCGGTGCAGCACCCAGCTGAGGCAGCATCAGAGTATACACACCGGGGAAAAGCCGCATCGCTGCAGTGAGTGCGGGAAAGGCTTCACTAAAAATGCAAAGCTCATTCAACATCAGCGAGTGCACACGGGGGAGAAGCCCTATGCCTGCAGTGACTGCGGAAAGACTTTCAGTGCCAAAGGGAAGCTGATCCAGCACCAGAGGATCCACACGGGCGAGCGGCCGTATGAGTGCAGTGAGTGTGGGAAGTCTTTCAGGTGTAACTCGCAGCTTCGGCAGCATCTGAGAATCCATACTGGGGAGAAGCCGTATAAGTGCAGTGAGTGTGGCAAGGCCTTCAACGTCAATGCGAAGCTGATGCAGCACCGGAGAACTCACACCGGGGAGAAGCCCTTCGAATGCAAGGAGTGTGGGAAATGCTTTACTTCTAAACGAAACCTGCTGGATCACCAGCGAGCCCACACTGGAGAAAAGCCGTATCAGTGTAATGAGTGCGGGAAGGCTTTCAGTATCAATGCCAAGTTAACCAGACATCAGCAAATACATACCAGGGAGAAGCCTTTCAAGTGTATGGAATGCGAGAAAGCGTTCAGCTGTAGCTCTGACTATATTGTGCACCAGAGGatccatactggagagaaaccctttcAGTGCAGTGAGTGTGGCAAAGCCTTCCACGTCAATGCTCACTTAATTAGACACCAGAGAAGCCATACTGGGGAGAAACCTTTCCGGTGCATGGAGTGTGGCAAGGGCTTCAGCCTTAGTTCTGACTGCATTATACATCAGACTGTCCATACTTGGAAGAAACcctatgtatgtaatgtatgtggGAAAACTTTCAGGTTTAGCTTCCAACTAAGTCAGCACCAAGATGTTCACAATGAAGACAAATcctaa